A window of Triplophysa dalaica isolate WHDGS20190420 chromosome 7, ASM1584641v1, whole genome shotgun sequence contains these coding sequences:
- the noxo1a gene encoding NADPH oxidase organizer 1a — MEEQRYPVNICLTGVMHKNSSKLYMTTVLWSDHSEITVYRSLKDYKTLHRQLKKKFPTSNHIKGSERMVPKFKAARVIKNLQKWNPSKSMLRLKALDEYCTELLKRDPSLSQSTELMQFLQPNPQDLSSDLTKNSIVIMPSETSIGLSERKTSASGITQPFVSETYRCLASYESKDTKNRPFKVETDETVDVLIKDKGGWWLVENESKRLCWFPAPYLVKAETDDDANDVMEDGSVLYVATRSFKAMHSDEISVEIGSLVEVLQKSDNGWWIIRYNRKAGYVPSMYLQQNNNPLIRIIPIQKQISALDLSKLQGTEDSSLWVSNRKLSRSQGNLALLSGSTLSPRDKQMSHSLSVLTDNRETLQTPPSIHVEFAENHKRGSLSEDSEENSISDDSSSISIKSASLCSTEDLFSRGCTTMLNSSGSHSPDSATRGKMIDNRSDPTIRKMPGTPKIPPRPQPKEIIKRCTTVTRKNLQRTS; from the exons ATGGAGGAGCAAAGATACCCCGTCAACATTTGTCTGACTGGAGTCATGCACAAAAATAGCTCTAAA ttGTACATGACTACTGTTCTCTGGTCAGATCACAGTGAGATCACTGTGTACAGGTCACTTAAAGACTATAAAACACTACAC AGACAACTGAAGAAGAAATTCCCTACTTCAAACCACATTAAAGGTTCAGAAAGGATGGTACCCAAGTTTAAAG cGGCAAGAGTCATTAAGAACTTGCAGAAGTGGAACCCGAGTAAGTCAATGCTGAGGCTGAAAGCTCTGGATGAATATTGCACTGAATTACTCAAGAGGGATCCCAGTCTCTCCCAAAGTACCGAACTCATGCAGTTCCTGCAACCCAACCCTCAGGACCTCAGTTCAGACTTGACAAAAAACAG TATAGTGATCATGCCGTCAGAGACGTCTATAGGCCTCAGTGAACGTAAAACTTCAGCCAGCGGCATCACTCAACCGTTTGTTTCTGAAACATACCGCTGTTTGGCCTCTTATGAGAGCAAGGACACCAAAAACCGCCCCTTCAAGGTTGAAACTGATGAGACAGTGGACGTGCTCATTAAAGACAAAGGAG GATGGTGGTTGGTGGAGAATGAATCTAAACGCCTATGCTGGTTTCCTGCACCATACCTGGTGAAAGCCGAGACCGACGATGATGCCAATGATGTAATGGAGGATGGAA GTGTTCTCTATGTTGCTACCAGAAGTTTCAAAGCCATGCACAGTGACGAGATATCTGTTGAGATTGGCTCCTTGGTGGAGGTGTTGCAGAAATCTGACAATGGCTGGTGGATAATTAG ATACAACCGAAAGGCTGGGTATGTACCCTCTATGTACCTGCAACAGAACAATAACCCACTGATTCGTATAATACCAATTCAGAAGCAGATTTCCGCTCTTGACCTCTCAAAACTTCAGGGTACTGAAGACAGTTCCTTGTGGGTCTCCAACCGCAAGCTCAGCAGATCCCAGGGAAACCTAGCGTTGCTTTCAGGAAGCACCCTGTCCCCTAGAGATAAACAGATGTCACATTCACTGAGCGTACTCACTGATAATAGAGAAACACTCCAGACTCCACCATCCATCCATGTGGAATTTGCCGAGAACCATAAGCGGGGCAGTCTGAGTGAGGACAGCGAGGAAAATAGCATAAGTGATGACAGCAGCTCCATAAGCATCAAATCGGCAAGTCTATGCAGCACAGAGGATCTGTTCAGCCGTGGGTGCACCACCATGCTGAACTCTTCAGGCAGCCATAGCCCCGACAGTGCCACACGAGGCAAGATGATTGACAACAGATCAGATCCCACTATCAGAAAGATGCCCGGCACGCCCAAAATACCTCCCAGACCACAACCTAAAGAGATAATCAAACGCTGCACAACAGTCACACGCAAGAACCTGCAGAGAACCAGTTAG